One segment of Primulina tabacum isolate GXHZ01 chromosome 14, ASM2559414v2, whole genome shotgun sequence DNA contains the following:
- the LOC142523624 gene encoding uncharacterized protein LOC142523624 isoform X1: MIYVIVVIIELFHTRILTSVVYWGAAVVAIGHHGRSPESFCSIRPRFRQWSSGLRLDCLVLFSGVSQLVYIMDGGGENPVDEIPLARVRGRGRGRGRGRPRVHVVDDTFVEQASDHLDQLRMDELVARFHSMHPP, encoded by the exons atgatttatgttattgttgttattattgaactgtttcataccagaatcctaacctcagttgtttactgggggGCTGCTGTAGTTgctattgggcaccatggtagatctcccgagtcgttttgcagcatcaggccgaggttccggcagtggagctcgggattgaggttggattgcttagttctgttcagtggagtctcccagttagtctatat AATGGATGGAGGTGGAGAAAATCCTGTTGATGAGATTCCTCTAGCTCGAGTtcgaggtcgtggtcgaggtcgtggacgtggtagACCTCGTGttcatgttgttgatgataCTTTTGTTGAGCAAGCTTCTGATCATCTGGACCAGCTTAGGATGGATGAGTTAGTTGCGCGTTTCCATTCTATGCATCCACCTTGA
- the LOC142524676 gene encoding putative enoyl-CoA hydratase 2, mitochondrial codes for MLAFASIAKTLNNLKAYNSTPQLFRFTSIRTLLLQSASESVKLQKFTDSDSGIFELTLERPETKNAIGRDMLKRLEYTFEAVNKDNTAKVLMISSSVPKVFCAGADLKERKTMSSSEIKDFVHRLRSTFSLLEELNVPTIAVIEGAALGGGLEMALSCDLRICVEDTVLGLPETALAIIPGAGGTQRLSRLVGKSIAKDLIFTGRKITGRDAVSIGLVNYCVSSGEAHLKALGIARDIIQKGPLAIRMAKRAINGGFEVDMVSALELEENCYEQLLHTKDRLEGLAAFAERRKPEYTGE; via the exons ATGTTAGCCTTTGCTTCCATCGCCAAAACATTGAATAATCTGAAGGCTTACAATTCAACTCCACAGCTGTTCAGATTCACTAGCATTCGAACCCTCCTGCTGCAGTCGGCTTCCGAGTCCGTGAAATTGCAGAAAtttactgattctgattctg GAATTTTTGAGCTTACTTTGGAGAGGCCTGAAACGAAAAATGCAATTGGAAGGGATATGCTGAAGAGATTGGAGTATACATTTGAAGCTGTAAATAAAGATAATACAGCCAAAGTGTTGATGATCAGCAGTTCAGTTCCCAAAGTGTTTTGTGCTGGTGCTGATTTGAAG GAAAGAAAAACTATGAGTTCATCTGAAATAAAGGATTTTGTACACAGGCTACGCTCAACATTTTCTCTTTTGGAG GAACTGAATGTACCTACAATAGCTGTCATTGAAGGTGCAGCTTTGGGGGGTGGGCTGGAAATGGCATTATCATGTGATCTTCGGATATGTG TGGAAGATACAGTGTTGGGACTACCAGAAACAGCACTTGCCATTATACCCGG GGCTGGAGGAACACAACGACTCTCTAGATTGGTTGGAAAATCAATCGCGAAGGATCTTATTTTTACTGGCCGAAAGATTACTGGCAGGGATGCTGTTTCCATCG GACTTGTCAATTACTGTGTCTCTTCTGGCGAAGCTCATTTAAAGGCTCTTGGAATTGCTCGGGATATAATTCAGAAG GGACCATTGGCAATACGGATGGCGAAACGAGCCATCAATGGAGGATTCGAGGTAGATATGGTCTCTGCTTTGGAATTGGAGGAGAATTGCTATGAACAGCTCTTGCACACCAAGGATCGTCTGGAAGGCTTGGCAGCGTTTGCGGAGAGACGGAAGCCTGAATATACAGGTGAATGA
- the LOC142523624 gene encoding uncharacterized protein LOC142523624 isoform X2 gives MLQLGNIRRSPESFCSIRPRFRQWSSGLRLDCLVLFSGVSQLVYIMDGGGENPVDEIPLARVRGRGRGRGRGRPRVHVVDDTFVEQASDHLDQLRMDELVARFHSMHPP, from the exons atgttacagctcggtaacatacgacg atctcccgagtcgttttgcagcatcaggccgaggttccggcagtggagctcgggattgaggttggattgcttagttctgttcagtggagtctcccagttagtctatat AATGGATGGAGGTGGAGAAAATCCTGTTGATGAGATTCCTCTAGCTCGAGTtcgaggtcgtggtcgaggtcgtggacgtggtagACCTCGTGttcatgttgttgatgataCTTTTGTTGAGCAAGCTTCTGATCATCTGGACCAGCTTAGGATGGATGAGTTAGTTGCGCGTTTCCATTCTATGCATCCACCTTGA